One Candidatus Krumholzibacteriia bacterium DNA window includes the following coding sequences:
- a CDS encoding oligopeptide transporter, OPT family, whose product MTSGEPRQSGSPDGIPAPGLPEDVRLPENAFRPLRPGELYEPVVPAAVHVREVTARSIVQGLVWSVVFSAAATYIALKLGQGIESAIPISILAVGFSVLAVRFLHARGSTLLENVNILALGATSGIVAGGSVFTMPAIYILGLEGRSSFFQIFLVPFLGAILGVFFLAPFRRYFVRDLHGKLPFPEGRATVEILVAGKRGGRSAFVLSYAALVAAVFDFVGPSMHAWAENFSTAAMGSLAAFTNRFKAVFTMNTSAAVLGLGYIMGLDYAAIIMAGSMVSFFVLVPLFAYLGQWIPGPIVAGHAPLASMPPDDIFFQYVRPIGIGGIFAAGLLSILKLSPVIVQATRQALGEVARLLRGRGGEAQAVRTERALPMTVNLLGIAGTGLLIFLYFRFSVLTGTPGAAGLAAVSTLLTLVISFLFAAVSAWAIAMISITPISGMTLTTLIITAVVLSSLGLSGPSGMLQVLLIGGVVCTALSMSGSLVTQYKLGYWLGATPRRIEVGNLVGSLLASAATTAVILLMARVYGFAPGPEHPHPLPAPQPNAMAAVLRGVMGTGEAPWFFYGAGAVFAVVSEMCGISALAFGLGMYLPMELNSPLVLGAAVAWLLRRSSKDEALAKVRHDKGTLVASGFIAGGALVGVLAALLRFIEDSAQVTMVPDLTQAGAFGAWLSAWGHWIGLVAFLALASWVFWDSYREKA is encoded by the coding sequence GTGACGAGCGGCGAGCCGAGACAGTCCGGATCGCCTGACGGGATCCCGGCGCCCGGACTGCCCGAGGACGTCCGCTTGCCGGAGAACGCCTTCCGCCCCTTGCGCCCCGGCGAGCTCTACGAGCCCGTGGTGCCGGCGGCGGTCCACGTCCGCGAGGTGACGGCGCGCTCCATCGTTCAGGGCTTGGTCTGGTCCGTGGTGTTCTCGGCGGCGGCGACCTACATCGCTCTCAAGCTCGGCCAAGGCATCGAATCGGCCATCCCCATCTCCATCCTCGCCGTCGGCTTCTCCGTCCTCGCCGTGCGCTTCCTGCATGCCCGCGGCTCGACGCTGCTGGAGAACGTCAACATCCTCGCTCTCGGCGCCACTTCGGGGATCGTCGCCGGCGGTTCCGTCTTCACCATGCCGGCGATCTACATCCTCGGTCTCGAGGGCCGCTCGTCTTTCTTCCAAATCTTCCTCGTACCGTTTCTGGGTGCCATCCTCGGCGTCTTCTTCCTGGCGCCGTTCCGGCGCTACTTCGTCCGCGACCTGCACGGCAAGCTGCCCTTCCCCGAAGGGCGGGCGACGGTGGAAATCCTCGTCGCCGGCAAGCGCGGCGGCAGGAGCGCCTTCGTGCTCTCCTATGCCGCCCTGGTGGCAGCGGTGTTCGACTTCGTCGGCCCTTCGATGCACGCCTGGGCGGAGAATTTTTCCACCGCCGCCATGGGGTCGCTCGCCGCCTTCACGAACCGCTTCAAGGCCGTGTTCACCATGAACACCTCGGCGGCCGTGCTCGGCCTCGGCTACATCATGGGCCTCGACTACGCCGCCATCATCATGGCCGGTTCCATGGTGTCGTTCTTCGTTCTCGTGCCGCTCTTTGCCTATTTGGGCCAGTGGATTCCCGGCCCCATCGTCGCAGGGCACGCGCCCCTGGCTTCCATGCCCCCGGACGACATCTTCTTCCAGTACGTGCGGCCCATCGGCATCGGCGGCATCTTCGCCGCCGGGCTCCTCTCGATCCTCAAGCTCTCGCCGGTGATCGTGCAGGCGACGCGGCAGGCCCTGGGAGAGGTGGCGCGCCTGCTCCGCGGCCGCGGCGGCGAGGCGCAGGCGGTGCGCACCGAGCGTGCCTTGCCCATGACCGTGAACCTGCTCGGCATCGCCGGCACCGGGCTGCTCATCTTCCTCTACTTCCGCTTCTCCGTGCTGACCGGAACCCCGGGAGCCGCGGGCCTCGCGGCGGTCTCGACGCTCCTCACGTTGGTGATCTCCTTCCTCTTCGCGGCGGTGTCGGCCTGGGCCATTGCCATGATCTCGATCACGCCGATCTCGGGGATGACGCTGACCACGCTCATCATCACCGCCGTGGTGCTGTCGTCCCTGGGGCTTTCGGGGCCGAGCGGCATGCTGCAGGTGCTGCTCATCGGTGGCGTGGTCTGCACCGCGCTCTCCATGAGTGGATCGCTGGTGACGCAGTACAAGCTCGGTTACTGGCTGGGGGCGACGCCGCGGCGCATCGAGGTCGGCAACCTGGTGGGTTCGTTGCTGGCTTCTGCGGCGACCACGGCAGTGATCCTGCTCATGGCGCGGGTCTACGGCTTTGCTCCCGGGCCGGAGCATCCGCACCCGCTGCCGGCGCCGCAGCCGAACGCCATGGCGGCGGTGCTGCGCGGTGTCATGGGCACCGGCGAGGCCCCCTGGTTCTTCTACGGTGCTGGCGCCGTCTTCGCCGTGGTGAGCGAGATGTGCGGTATCTCCGCTCTCGCCTTCGGTCTCGGCATGTACCTGCCCATGGAGCTCAACTCCCCCCTCGTGCTCGGCGCCGCCGTCGCCTGGCTGCTGCGGCGTTCGTCGAAGGACGAAGCCCTCGCCAAGGTGCGCCACGACAAGGGCACGCTGGTGGCGAGCGGCTTCATCGCCGGGGGGGCCCTCGTGGGTGTGCTCGCGGCCCTGCTGCGCTTCATCGAGGACTCGGCGCAGGTGACCATGGTACCCGACCTCACCCAGGCCGGCGCCTTCGGCGCCTGGCTCTCGGCCTGGGGCCACTGGATCGGCCTCGTCGCTTTTCTCGCCCTTGCATCCTGGGTCTTCTGGGATTCGTATCGAGAGAAGGCATGA
- a CDS encoding RNA-binding protein — MVKKLYVGNLPFSATEAEIMELFSRHGTVHSVALINDRETGRPRGFGFVEIDDDAAAAAIEALNGYELKGRDLRVNEAQERGPRGGGGGGGGGGGGRGGFGGGGRERRERW; from the coding sequence ATCGTGAAGAAGCTGTATGTGGGCAACCTGCCCTTCAGTGCCACGGAAGCCGAGATCATGGAACTGTTTTCGAGGCATGGGACCGTGCACTCGGTGGCACTGATCAACGATCGCGAGACGGGCCGGCCGCGCGGGTTCGGATTCGTGGAAATCGACGACGACGCGGCGGCGGCAGCGATCGAAGCGCTCAACGGTTACGAGTTGAAGGGCCGTGATCTACGCGTGAACGAAGCCCAGGAGCGTGGCCCGCGCGGTGGAGGTGGTGGTGGCGGCGGCGGCGGCGGCGGTCGTGGCGGATTCGGCGGCGGCGGCCGCGAACGCCGCGAGCGCTGGTAG